A section of the bacterium genome encodes:
- a CDS encoding AlwI family type II restriction endonuclease produces MKKPWSITTTLRNPERLRNFLTVLQQLENLEWNLENQKKYQILLIKNRIYGYGSVQFYNGLFQEQIDLIDDQTKEIPFGKAEEIFNTKNYEDSAMRGRQSINPLKKIGLVSIKDKKIFITSLGKSFLKDDFDFGEIFFRSFIKWQIPNPDSSDYKLEDGYDIKPFIGVLHLIQKVNEKSLKLGKKAKGISKGEFSLFAPTLVTFSNIDCYAKKIIKLRKKMEEKTKQEQKTIFNNYKKVFAQEFLESSNVEETNKLLQNLKDYGDNAIRYFRLTRYIYIRGGGFYIDLEPRRSIEIENLLSFDNGQSKTFKNKEEYLDYIADISQPKLSWETKEKFIEIISKLLEDIKSYEEQLNITSREILDFKDLEEDCLKNYITELRQYRRELQDKENHLKSQDIEQIDEYIKNLENIFDFEDRPILLEKLSALGLNALNDALKIKPNYPVGDDNEPTFTAPANTPDIECFYENFNAICEVTMLTSKDQWYNEGQPVMRHLRDFESKHQDKKSYCLFIAPRLHRDTINTFWTAIKYEYEGSPQKIIPLSINNFVLLLKILVQIKLENKFLRHNELARLYDEILDSSKFFNNSNKWLRNIPNAISSWQKGLSF; encoded by the coding sequence ATGAAAAAACCTTGGTCAATAACAACAACACTTCGGAATCCTGAAAGATTAAGAAATTTCTTAACTGTTTTACAGCAGCTAGAAAATCTTGAATGGAATTTGGAAAATCAAAAGAAATACCAAATTCTCTTAATCAAAAACAGAATTTATGGATATGGAAGCGTGCAATTTTATAATGGATTATTCCAAGAACAAATTGATTTGATAGATGATCAAACAAAAGAAATCCCTTTTGGAAAAGCAGAAGAAATTTTTAATACAAAAAACTATGAAGACTCAGCCATGAGAGGAAGGCAGTCAATAAATCCTCTCAAAAAAATTGGGCTAGTTTCCATAAAAGATAAAAAAATATTCATAACAAGTTTGGGGAAGTCATTTTTAAAAGATGATTTCGATTTTGGAGAAATATTTTTTAGAAGTTTTATAAAATGGCAAATCCCGAATCCTGACAGCAGTGATTATAAACTTGAAGATGGATATGATATAAAACCATTTATAGGAGTTTTGCATCTTATTCAAAAAGTTAATGAAAAGTCTTTAAAGTTAGGGAAAAAAGCAAAAGGTATTAGTAAAGGGGAATTTTCTTTATTTGCCCCAACTCTCGTAACTTTTTCAAATATAGATTGTTATGCTAAAAAAATTATTAAATTAAGAAAGAAAATGGAAGAAAAAACCAAACAAGAACAAAAAACGATTTTTAATAATTATAAGAAAGTTTTTGCACAAGAATTTTTGGAATCATCAAATGTGGAAGAAACAAACAAACTCTTACAAAATCTAAAAGATTATGGAGATAATGCAATAAGGTATTTTCGTTTAACTCGCTACATTTATATTCGTGGTGGCGGATTTTATATTGATTTAGAACCAAGAAGATCAATTGAAATTGAAAATTTACTCAGCTTTGATAATGGACAATCAAAAACCTTTAAAAATAAAGAAGAATATTTAGACTATATTGCTGACATTTCACAACCAAAACTGTCTTGGGAAACAAAAGAAAAATTTATTGAAATTATTTCTAAACTTCTAGAAGACATAAAATCTTACGAAGAACAATTAAACATAACCTCAAGAGAAATTTTAGATTTTAAAGATTTGGAAGAAGATTGTCTAAAAAACTATATTACAGAACTAAGACAATATAGAAGAGAATTACAAGACAAAGAAAATCACTTAAAATCACAAGATATTGAACAAATTGATGAATATATAAAGAATCTCGAAAATATTTTTGATTTTGAAGATAGACCAATTTTACTGGAAAAATTATCTGCCCTTGGATTAAACGCTTTAAACGATGCTTTAAAAATCAAACCAAATTACCCTGTTGGGGATGACAATGAGCCGACTTTTACAGCGCCAGCCAATACGCCAGATATTGAATGTTTTTATGAGAATTTTAACGCAATTTGTGAGGTAACAATGCTTACGAGCAAGGATCAGTGGTATAATGAGGGGCAACCAGTAATGAGGCATTTGAGAGATTTTGAAAGCAAACATCAAGACAAAAAATCTTATTGTTTATTTATAGCTCCAAGACTTCATCGGGATACAATCAATACGTTTTGGACAGCTATAAAATATGAATACGAAGGAAGTCCACAAAAAATAATTCCGTTATCAATAAATAATTTTGTATTACTCTTAAAAATCTTAGTTCAAATAAAATTAGAGAATAAGTTTTTAAGACACAATGAACTTGCACGTTTGTATGATGAAATACTGGATTCCTCAAAATTTTTTAATAACTCTAATAAGTGGTTAAGAAATATTCCCAACGCCATTTCTTCATGGCAAAAAGGCCTTAGTTTTTAA
- a CDS encoding site-specific DNA-methyltransferase — translation MSMKKNIIYNDDCIKILNTKIDKKSIDLIFADPPYNLSGNGLKWEGNKTGGDWYMVNEEWDKMTAPEYMQFTRKWIGACHKILKDTGSIYIACSYHNIAEVMIILKQLDFKINNIITWYKTNAMPNMTRRIFTHSTEFIVWAVKGKKWIFNYEELKKINPEKQKDGSLKQMRDVWSLPLVQGKERLRGKDGRALHPTQKPEEVLKRIIVASSNKGDLVLDPFLGSGTTAIIAKKMGRNWIGIERSKKYIEMAKKRIDVKLKK, via the coding sequence ATGAGTATGAAAAAAAATATTATTTACAACGATGATTGCATAAAAATACTTAATACAAAAATTGATAAAAAATCAATTGATCTTATTTTTGCTGACCCTCCTTATAATCTTTCTGGCAATGGGTTGAAGTGGGAAGGAAATAAAACGGGTGGGGACTGGTATATGGTAAATGAAGAATGGGACAAAATGACCGCTCCTGAATATATGCAATTTACAAGAAAGTGGATTGGAGCTTGCCATAAAATTTTAAAAGATACTGGTTCAATTTATATTGCTTGTAGTTATCACAATATTGCTGAAGTAATGATTATTTTAAAACAGCTGGATTTTAAGATAAATAATATCATTACTTGGTACAAAACAAATGCTATGCCAAATATGACAAGGCGAATCTTTACTCATTCTACAGAATTTATTGTTTGGGCGGTAAAAGGTAAAAAGTGGATTTTTAATTACGAGGAGCTTAAAAAGATTAATCCGGAAAAACAAAAAGATGGGTCGTTAAAACAAATGCGAGATGTGTGGTCTTTGCCTTTGGTGCAAGGTAAAGAAAGATTGAGAGGGAAAGATGGTCGAGCTTTGCATCCAACACAAAAACCAGAGGAGGTGCTTAAACGAATTATTGTTGCCTCTTCTAATAAAGGCGATTTAGTTTTAGATCCATTTTTAGGAAGCGGCACAACTGCGATAATAGCAAAAAAAATGGGAAGAAATTGGATTGGAATTGAGAGAAGCAAAAAGTATATAGAGATGGCAAAGAAGCGGATTGATGTGAAATTAAAGAAATAA
- a CDS encoding AAA family ATPase, whose translation MRIKQLILKDFGPFNRYKISFVEEDEICMLLTGKNNEGKSSIINGLKLLNDATKVINKKKQEIKIDGDYYYKLLQQDTENFLVGRMIHNYKENRAEIIGIFQGGLEITVYLDPIENMIFANFEGCIPVDVHNIFGFIPPLGPLNENEDIITKLSYLKASIDTSLAPRHLRNHFYQILTKDELALVRQLIKRSWVGIELLDYELNYQQGKIYCYYKEGGIGREISWAGQGLQVWFQIITHVVRLRESSILILDEPEINLHPEKQNDIIRILKDYYHGSIIIATHSIELMNNVSVSHIINVQKKHNKPKIKSTKDRVYLNLVRSQIGSNFNLIASQFEEFDIIVFTEDTFDFDILQQIALDYKIRKKAFNIPIYGFSEFNKCISYKHAYKTLIGKDIDYTLVLDRDYYPEEYLKKVTEILKTSSIKVVFTPGKEIENLFLSPDILTALIPETSHKKFSKIWDEMFESLRLDCYGSYLTLHGQFLDPKLDTKTIATRYTPVFEKCWSDTKNRHKIVSGKEALKVLRKFYRDETKSNLSQNLLIEKLIQIENENIKQFIEEVYQLRKTRGRS comes from the coding sequence ATGAGAATCAAACAATTAATACTTAAAGATTTCGGCCCTTTCAATCGCTACAAGATATCATTTGTAGAAGAAGATGAAATCTGCATGCTGCTGACAGGAAAGAACAATGAAGGAAAATCTAGCATAATAAATGGATTAAAACTCCTTAATGATGCAACAAAGGTCATAAACAAGAAAAAACAGGAAATAAAGATTGACGGAGACTACTATTACAAACTTCTTCAACAAGACACAGAAAATTTTCTTGTTGGTAGAATGATTCATAACTATAAAGAAAATAGGGCGGAGATTATTGGAATCTTTCAAGGTGGTTTGGAAATTACCGTATACTTAGACCCTATCGAAAATATGATATTTGCAAATTTTGAAGGTTGCATCCCTGTTGATGTACATAACATTTTCGGTTTCATACCTCCCCTTGGACCACTGAATGAGAACGAAGACATAATTACAAAATTATCCTATCTCAAAGCAAGTATTGATACTTCTCTTGCACCTCGACATCTTAGAAACCACTTTTATCAAATTCTCACTAAAGACGAATTGGCTCTTGTTAGGCAACTTATAAAGAGGTCTTGGGTAGGCATTGAACTACTTGACTATGAGCTTAACTATCAACAAGGGAAAATATATTGCTATTACAAAGAGGGTGGTATTGGTCGTGAGATTTCTTGGGCAGGTCAAGGGCTTCAAGTTTGGTTCCAAATTATTACTCATGTTGTCAGACTCAGGGAATCTTCAATCCTAATACTTGATGAGCCAGAAATTAATCTCCATCCAGAAAAGCAAAACGATATTATAAGAATATTAAAAGATTATTATCATGGAAGTATTATAATCGCAACTCATTCCATTGAATTAATGAACAATGTTAGTGTTAGCCATATCATTAATGTCCAAAAAAAACACAACAAGCCAAAAATTAAATCAACAAAGGATAGGGTTTACTTAAACTTGGTACGGTCTCAAATTGGAAGCAATTTTAATCTAATTGCTTCACAATTCGAAGAGTTTGATATTATTGTTTTCACCGAAGATACATTTGATTTTGACATACTTCAACAGATAGCATTGGATTATAAAATAAGGAAAAAAGCTTTCAATATTCCAATTTATGGTTTTAGCGAATTTAATAAATGTATCTCCTATAAGCACGCATACAAGACACTAATTGGAAAGGACATAGACTATACCCTTGTCCTGGATAGGGACTACTATCCGGAGGAATATCTAAAAAAAGTTACAGAAATCCTTAAAACCTCAAGCATTAAGGTCGTTTTTACGCCAGGAAAAGAAATTGAGAACTTATTTCTATCACCGGATATTCTAACTGCGTTAATTCCAGAAACATCTCATAAAAAATTTTCAAAGATTTGGGATGAAATGTTTGAATCACTTCGTCTGGATTGCTATGGAAGTTATCTCACACTTCATGGCCAATTCTTAGATCCTAAATTAGACACAAAAACTATTGCAACACGTTACACTCCTGTTTTTGAAAAATGCTGGAGTGATACTAAGAATAGGCACAAGATTGTTTCAGGAAAAGAAGCGTTGAAGGTGTTAAGAAAATTTTACAGAGATGAGACTAAAAGTAATCTAAGCCAAAATTTACTTATTGAAAAACTTATTCAAATAGAAAATGAAAACATCAAGCAATTCATTGAAGAAGTTTACCAATTAAGGAAAACCAGGGGACGTTCATAA
- the trxB gene encoding thioredoxin-disulfide reductase, producing MIKSKKETPVSIYDVIIIGAGPSGLTAAIYTSRARLKTLLLEGLSVSSQALVTDKIENYPGFPEGINGFDLIDKFKKQAKLFGAEFAAEDVNNIHVSKQQNINNIWQVEVKDKTYHSLSVIIASGARFRTLGIEGEKRLLGKGVSYCAVCDGAFFKDKDVVVVGGGDASAEEALFLTRFAKKITMVHRRDRLRAAKILQERIFSNKKISIVWNSVINEILGETKVRGVRITDLKAKKETDISCDGVFIFVGLVPNTNFVKDIIKLDENGYVIVDSKMRASRDGIFACGDCRQTILRQVVTACGDGAFAAFSAQQYVEDLKGTAYK from the coding sequence ATGATAAAATCAAAGAAAGAGACTCCTGTATCTATATATGATGTAATTATTATAGGAGCTGGGCCGTCCGGTCTGACAGCAGCGATATATACTTCAAGAGCAAGGTTAAAAACTCTATTGCTTGAGGGTCTTTCTGTGTCCAGTCAAGCTCTTGTGACTGATAAGATAGAAAATTATCCTGGATTTCCCGAAGGAATCAATGGATTTGATCTGATAGATAAGTTCAAAAAACAGGCAAAACTCTTTGGCGCAGAATTCGCGGCAGAAGATGTGAATAATATCCACGTCTCTAAACAGCAGAATATTAATAATATCTGGCAGGTTGAGGTAAAGGACAAAACATATCATTCACTATCAGTGATTATCGCTTCTGGTGCCCGGTTCAGAACATTGGGGATAGAGGGAGAGAAAAGGTTGCTTGGAAAGGGAGTGTCCTATTGCGCTGTGTGTGATGGAGCATTCTTCAAAGACAAGGATGTTGTTGTGGTCGGAGGAGGTGATGCGTCAGCAGAAGAAGCATTATTCTTAACCAGATTTGCCAAAAAAATTACCATGGTACACAGAAGAGATAGATTAAGAGCGGCAAAAATTCTGCAAGAAAGGATATTTTCAAATAAGAAGATAAGCATAGTCTGGAATTCAGTCATAAATGAGATTCTAGGCGAGACTAAGGTTCGGGGAGTTAGAATAACAGATCTCAAAGCAAAGAAAGAGACAGATATTTCTTGCGATGGTGTGTTTATCTTTGTTGGACTTGTACCAAATACAAATTTTGTCAAAGACATAATTAAGCTGGATGAAAATGGGTATGTTATTGTTGATAGCAAGATGAGAGCATCACGCGATGGAATATTTGCGTGTGGCGATTGCCGGCAAACCATCTTGCGGCAAGTAGTAACTGCCTGTGGAGATGGCGCATTTGCCGCATTTTCAGCCCAGCAGTACGTGGAGGACTTAAAAGGTACTGCATACAAATGA
- a CDS encoding ASKHA domain-containing protein — protein MSSIKATFKPGNRSVYVLSNTSILEAAGRTGIVITSPCGGQGTCGKCRVHIIEGNVPPTSTEEKILSKEDISSGVRLACQSKITSNCIIDIPQTSMESAQQILTKGIQSKKEIKPSVWKKYVELQKPTLASPQANLNLIREAVNTDFHADIYVIRNLSVILNESDYKVTCVFSDGELISVEKGDTTGTDYGVAFDIGTTTLVGTLLDLNTGEELALVSRTNPQIIYGDDVISRINFTITDKDGLDKLFYKISREMNDMISQLSNESGINIHNIYKVAIAGNSTMQHICLRVTPKSLAKIPFNLVIREPVEVKAKKIGIDINPDALVYVLPSIAGFVGGDTVACILATQLHTKKALKLIIDIGTNGEIVLGNNKKIIAASTAAGPAFEGARISQGMRATIGAIEKVIINEDVEYNVIGNVVPFGICGTGLIDGVAELLKAGVIDETGRIVSQIEYKGNENIRRRIIETEKGNDFLLVDGHAARSKRPIFISQKDVRELQLAKAAIAAGIKILQKELNVTDKDISEIYLAGAFGNFIRRTNAKRIGLIPNIPSEKIAFVGNASSSGAKLVLLSYDMEKEAEHISTQTNYIELSARSDFNENFMNEIVFPLLCQEKGIGDELKERRTKWKSK, from the coding sequence ATGAGTTCAATAAAAGCTACTTTCAAACCAGGAAATCGTTCGGTTTATGTGCTGTCCAATACTTCAATACTGGAAGCTGCGGGCAGAACGGGTATTGTTATTACTTCTCCATGTGGAGGGCAGGGAACATGTGGAAAATGCAGGGTTCATATTATTGAAGGTAATGTTCCTCCAACCTCTACAGAAGAAAAAATATTATCTAAAGAAGATATATCAAGCGGCGTGAGGCTTGCATGTCAGAGTAAAATAACGTCAAACTGTATTATAGATATTCCTCAGACTTCCATGGAATCCGCTCAGCAGATTCTTACAAAAGGCATACAGAGCAAGAAGGAAATTAAGCCAAGTGTTTGGAAAAAATATGTAGAGTTACAAAAGCCAACGCTTGCCAGTCCACAAGCCAATCTCAATCTAATAAGGGAAGCCGTTAATACAGATTTTCATGCAGATATATATGTTATTCGCAACCTTTCAGTAATCTTGAATGAGTCAGATTATAAGGTTACTTGTGTCTTTTCTGATGGAGAATTAATAAGCGTTGAAAAAGGGGATACAACAGGAACGGATTATGGAGTGGCATTTGATATTGGTACAACAACGCTTGTAGGCACACTTCTTGACCTCAATACAGGAGAGGAACTTGCGCTTGTCTCAAGAACAAATCCACAGATAATTTATGGAGATGATGTTATCTCCCGGATAAACTTTACAATAACAGATAAGGACGGCTTGGATAAGCTTTTTTACAAAATAAGCAGAGAAATGAATGATATGATCTCTCAATTATCAAATGAGTCAGGAATAAATATTCACAACATATACAAGGTTGCAATTGCAGGTAATTCTACAATGCAGCACATCTGTCTAAGGGTTACACCAAAAAGTCTTGCTAAAATTCCGTTTAATCTAGTGATTAGAGAACCTGTAGAAGTTAAAGCAAAGAAAATAGGCATTGATATAAATCCGGACGCCCTTGTATATGTTTTGCCCAGCATTGCAGGTTTTGTTGGAGGAGACACAGTTGCGTGCATACTGGCAACACAATTACACACAAAAAAAGCCCTTAAATTAATTATAGATATAGGTACAAATGGAGAAATAGTACTTGGCAATAATAAGAAAATAATTGCTGCTTCTACAGCTGCAGGTCCGGCATTTGAAGGAGCGCGCATATCTCAGGGGATGAGAGCAACTATTGGAGCGATAGAAAAGGTAATTATCAATGAGGACGTTGAATACAATGTTATTGGAAATGTAGTACCATTTGGAATATGCGGTACCGGTCTAATTGACGGAGTGGCAGAATTATTAAAGGCAGGAGTAATTGATGAGACTGGCAGGATAGTTTCTCAAATCGAATACAAAGGGAATGAGAATATCCGAAGACGAATCATAGAGACTGAAAAAGGGAATGACTTCCTGCTTGTTGACGGACATGCTGCCAGAAGCAAGCGCCCTATTTTTATCTCGCAAAAAGATGTGCGCGAACTTCAGCTTGCAAAAGCGGCTATTGCAGCAGGAATAAAAATACTGCAGAAGGAATTGAATGTTACAGATAAAGATATCTCTGAAATATATCTTGCGGGAGCGTTTGGCAATTTTATTCGCCGCACAAATGCAAAGAGAATAGGTTTAATCCCAAACATTCCTTCAGAGAAGATTGCTTTTGTAGGAAATGCGTCATCTTCCGGAGCAAAACTTGTTCTATTATCCTATGATATGGAAAAGGAAGCGGAACATATTTCTACACAAACTAATTATATAGAGTTGTCTGCCAGAAGCGATTTTAATGAAAACTTTATGAATGAAATAGTGTTTCCCCTTCTCTGTCAAGAGAAGGGGATAGGGGATGAGTTAAAAGAAAGGAGAACAAAGTGGAAATCAAAGTAG
- the trxA gene encoding thioredoxin: MEIKVDDTNFKQEVLESDIPVLVDFWAEWCGPCRMIAPAVKEIAEEYDGKLKVCKLNVDEAPGISSEYGIMSIPTLAIFKDGAVVDKVVGVASKTELVSKITPYV; the protein is encoded by the coding sequence GTGGAAATCAAAGTAGATGACACAAATTTTAAGCAGGAAGTATTAGAATCAGATATTCCTGTCCTTGTGGATTTTTGGGCAGAGTGGTGCGGCCCCTGCCGTATGATTGCTCCGGCAGTTAAAGAGATAGCTGAAGAATATGATGGTAAGTTAAAAGTCTGTAAATTAAATGTTGATGAAGCGCCAGGAATATCTTCAGAATACGGCATTATGAGCATACCTACTTTAGCTATTTTTAAAGATGGTGCTGTAGTAGACAAGGTTGTAGGTGTAGCTTCCAAGACAGAACTTGTTTCTAAAATTACGCCTTATGTTTAA
- a CDS encoding radical SAM protein: MFNTSIFGPVPSRRLGFSLGVDLVPFKVCSLNCIYCQLGKTTCKTVARKEYVSCDKILTELEKVLINSKTIDYITLSGSGEPTLNSKTGEIIRKIKEMTTIPVAVITNATLLSDDALKKDLLPADLVVPSLDGATQDVFEKVNRPCTSLKIEKIIRGMIDFSKAYEGKIWLEIMLVKGINENEDELNALKAAVGQIKPDKIQLNTPVRPPSEEYVRVLSSKKLFEIKEFFGNKCEIIAKFTKKRHKAYLKDVEDEILTLINRRPVTSKDISSSLGLHINEVIKYVEDLEKQKKISSKIYQGKRYFQK, translated from the coding sequence ATGTTTAATACTTCTATTTTTGGACCTGTCCCCTCAAGAAGATTGGGATTTTCACTGGGAGTAGATCTGGTCCCTTTCAAGGTATGCAGTCTTAATTGTATCTATTGCCAGCTTGGGAAAACAACATGCAAGACAGTTGCAAGAAAAGAATATGTATCCTGTGATAAGATCTTAACTGAATTAGAAAAAGTATTAATAAATTCAAAAACCATTGATTATATTACCTTATCTGGCAGTGGGGAGCCTACACTCAACTCAAAGACGGGCGAAATTATAAGAAAAATAAAAGAGATGACAACTATCCCTGTAGCAGTTATTACTAATGCTACACTGCTTAGTGATGATGCATTAAAAAAAGACCTGCTGCCTGCGGATTTGGTGGTGCCTTCTCTTGATGGAGCGACACAAGATGTATTTGAGAAAGTAAATAGGCCCTGTACATCTTTGAAAATAGAAAAGATAATCAGAGGAATGATTGATTTTAGTAAAGCGTATGAAGGTAAAATATGGCTTGAAATAATGCTTGTTAAAGGCATAAATGAAAATGAGGATGAATTAAATGCTTTAAAGGCTGCAGTAGGTCAAATTAAGCCTGATAAAATTCAGCTAAATACTCCTGTTCGTCCTCCGTCCGAAGAATATGTAAGGGTATTAAGCAGCAAAAAGCTTTTTGAAATAAAAGAATTTTTTGGGAATAAGTGTGAGATTATCGCCAAGTTTACGAAAAAGAGACATAAGGCATATCTCAAGGATGTAGAGGATGAAATTCTTACTCTGATCAATCGTCGTCCTGTAACGTCTAAGGATATATCGTCTTCCTTGGGTTTGCACATTAATGAGGTTATAAAATATGTAGAAGATTTGGAAAAGCAAAAGAAAATAAGCTCAAAAATCTATCAGGGAAAGAGATATTTTCAAAAATGA
- a CDS encoding anaerobic ribonucleoside-triphosphate reductase activating protein, translating into MNLIIKGFIQTSLLDWDAKIVSTLYTPHCNFRCPYCQNTGLIINPEKLETISFRVIKEYLRKNNRWIDGICLTGGEPCMYEDLPKFIQKIRELDIMVKLDTNGGFPDMLAEVIERKLVNYIAMDIKAALDFTSYSKSTGIKNPLILEKVKNSIRLIMKSDIDYEFRTTVVPTLHEEEDILRIAKFIKEARKYALQNFSAQGEILDPKFKKIKPYPIEKLNKIQKLVSPYVEKCVVRGS; encoded by the coding sequence ATGAATCTGATAATAAAGGGATTTATTCAAACCTCGCTTCTTGACTGGGATGCTAAAATCGTCTCCACACTTTACACGCCGCACTGCAATTTTCGATGTCCTTACTGTCAAAACACTGGGCTTATTATCAATCCCGAAAAGTTAGAAACCATTTCTTTTAGAGTAATTAAGGAGTATTTGCGCAAAAATAATAGATGGATTGATGGAATATGTTTAACAGGCGGCGAGCCATGTATGTATGAAGATTTGCCGAAATTTATTCAAAAAATACGAGAGCTTGATATAATGGTGAAGCTTGACACTAATGGGGGATTTCCCGATATGCTTGCAGAGGTAATTGAGAGAAAATTAGTGAATTACATAGCTATGGATATAAAGGCGGCTCTGGATTTCACGTCATATTCCAAATCTACTGGTATCAAGAATCCCTTGATTTTGGAGAAAGTTAAGAATAGTATTAGATTAATAATGAAATCTGATATTGATTATGAGTTCAGGACTACTGTAGTGCCGACTTTACATGAAGAAGAAGATATATTGAGAATAGCTAAATTTATCAAAGAGGCAAGAAAATATGCTCTGCAAAATTTTTCAGCCCAAGGAGAGATATTAGACCCAAAATTTAAGAAAATTAAACCTTATCCAATAGAAAAACTGAATAAGATCCAGAAACTGGTTTCTCCTTATGTAGAGAAGTGTGTGGTGAGAGGAAGTTAA
- the coaD gene encoding pantetheine-phosphate adenylyltransferase translates to MNKIAIYPGTFDPITHGHIDLIKRGIKTFDKLVVAVAHNPDKNPLFTVSERVDMLKEITKDMKNVKVDDFGGLLIDYVRIKGANVVLRGIRAFSDFEYEFQMALINRKLSPETETIFMMPNESFSYVSSKIIKQIASMNGDISKFVPEVVEEYLKKKLNS, encoded by the coding sequence ATGAATAAAATAGCGATATATCCAGGTACTTTTGATCCCATAACTCACGGACATATTGACCTTATCAAAAGAGGTATTAAAACATTTGATAAATTAGTTGTTGCAGTTGCGCATAATCCTGACAAAAATCCCCTTTTTACGGTTTCTGAAAGAGTGGACATGTTAAAGGAAATCACAAAGGATATGAAGAATGTGAAAGTTGACGATTTTGGAGGGCTTCTTATTGATTATGTACGCATTAAAGGGGCAAATGTTGTTTTAAGAGGCATTCGTGCCTTTTCTGATTTTGAGTATGAATTTCAGATGGCATTGATTAATCGAAAACTATCTCCGGAAACAGAGACAATATTTATGATGCCAAATGAGTCCTTTTCCTATGTCAGTTCCAAGATAATAAAGCAAATTGCATCCATGAACGGAGATATCTCCAAATTTGTTCCAGAAGTTGTAGAAGAATATCTGAAGAAGAAATTAAATTCCTAA